In Candidatus Defluviilinea proxima, a single genomic region encodes these proteins:
- a CDS encoding ABC transporter permease, which translates to MTTAPKTNKSLFNLRGGAWVTILLSVFGLVAVWVLLNLIIGGQCGEKCVIDTLAQTLRVVTPIAFAALCGVMCERSGIFNIGIEGQMLMSAMVGYAVNLFAYQLLKDTIGVENAGNISRLLAILLGVLAAILFAWLHALISIKFKVDQIISGTVINILAIGVTGYVYRAFLAENLPAGPGTFPLMPIPFLSKIPFIGPIFFAQKPLTYLMLILVAFIHYMLFYTPWGLRTRAIGEHPRAADTLGVNVNRMRYINVMWGGVLAGLGGVWFTLEAVDVFNPLMTNGLGFIGMAAMIFGKWTPFGSLIGALIFGLGSSVTATISIFRPDIPSQFPQMLPYILTIIVLTGVVGRATPPAAGGKPYEK; encoded by the coding sequence ATGACAACCGCGCCCAAAACGAACAAGTCGCTTTTCAACCTGCGCGGCGGAGCCTGGGTCACCATTCTCTTAAGCGTATTTGGCTTGGTTGCCGTCTGGGTATTACTAAACCTTATCATCGGCGGACAGTGTGGAGAAAAATGTGTGATCGATACTCTCGCACAAACTCTGCGTGTGGTTACGCCCATTGCATTTGCCGCACTATGTGGTGTCATGTGTGAACGATCTGGTATCTTCAACATCGGTATCGAAGGACAAATGCTGATGTCGGCCATGGTCGGTTACGCTGTTAACTTGTTTGCCTATCAACTCTTAAAAGACACTATCGGTGTTGAAAATGCAGGGAATATCAGCCGCTTGCTTGCAATACTATTGGGTGTACTTGCGGCAATTCTTTTCGCATGGTTGCACGCGCTGATTTCCATCAAGTTCAAAGTAGATCAGATCATCAGCGGCACTGTCATCAACATCCTTGCGATTGGTGTCACGGGGTACGTGTATCGCGCCTTTCTTGCTGAAAACCTACCTGCCGGGCCGGGCACATTCCCATTGATGCCCATCCCATTCCTTTCTAAAATACCGTTCATCGGCCCGATCTTTTTCGCTCAAAAGCCACTCACCTACCTGATGCTTATCCTTGTAGCGTTCATTCACTACATGCTCTTCTACACACCTTGGGGTCTGCGCACTCGCGCCATCGGTGAACATCCGCGTGCCGCAGATACCCTCGGCGTAAATGTTAATCGTATGCGATACATCAATGTGATGTGGGGCGGCGTATTGGCTGGATTGGGCGGCGTATGGTTTACCCTCGAAGCGGTAGATGTATTCAATCCATTAATGACAAACGGCCTAGGCTTTATCGGCATGGCCGCAATGATCTTCGGCAAGTGGACTCCCTTCGGCTCGCTGATCGGCGCCCTGATATTCGGTCTTGGTTCCAGCGTCACCGCCACGATCAGCATCTTCCGCCCAGACATTCCATCACAGTTCCCGCAAATGCTCCCTTACATTTTGACCATCATCGTGCTGACCGGCGTTGTAGGACGTGCGACACCTCCTGCCGCAGGCGGCAAACCTTACGAGAAATAA
- a CDS encoding ABC transporter permease yields the protein MSNVAATRRTSFNFRQITKDIWAALKMPMLAILMAFIIGALVIWITEGSLVTVGEAYYGLLRGAFFKQRGFSETLVATIPYVLLSLAVTVGFKTGLFNIGVEGQFTIGSICAAWAGVAFSGLPGIIHLPLTILTGALGGMIWAVIPGYLKARTGAHEVISTMMMNYVAFRLGEYMVSYPLRDHLSSGVQTLRISPEAELWTMSAFPQQLQNPLNALLVAIIIAVVVALSVRTMLAGGFLSARVKTATQRRTVYLVTGLVFGVIAFVALPPLTQAWWPFTDQYDRLHTGIFLAIFAAIGVWWLMWKTTLGFELRMVGANPNAAQYAGVNITRNIVVAMAISGALAGIAGTVEVIGVSICRCLPLFFSSGYGWDSIGIALLAKNNPFGILAASLLFGAMRNGADLMELTSGVSKYIISLIQALVLLFVAAPAIVRYIYRMKDEKTEAQASLTTGWGGRP from the coding sequence ATGTCTAATGTTGCCGCCACACGGCGAACTTCATTCAATTTCCGTCAAATCACCAAAGACATCTGGGCGGCATTAAAAATGCCTATGCTCGCGATCTTAATGGCTTTCATTATCGGTGCACTGGTCATTTGGATTACCGAAGGAAGCCTGGTCACCGTAGGCGAAGCTTATTATGGTTTGTTGCGCGGTGCCTTTTTTAAACAACGTGGATTCTCAGAAACGCTTGTCGCCACCATTCCCTATGTATTATTGAGTCTGGCGGTTACAGTGGGTTTCAAGACTGGTCTGTTCAACATTGGTGTAGAAGGACAATTCACCATCGGTTCAATCTGTGCGGCATGGGCTGGCGTGGCATTCAGTGGTCTACCCGGCATCATCCATCTGCCTTTGACAATCTTGACCGGTGCATTAGGTGGCATGATATGGGCGGTCATCCCGGGTTATCTAAAAGCCCGCACTGGCGCTCATGAAGTCATCAGTACAATGATGATGAACTACGTAGCGTTCCGGCTTGGCGAATACATGGTGAGCTATCCCCTGCGTGACCATTTATCCTCCGGCGTTCAAACGCTTCGTATCTCCCCCGAGGCTGAGTTGTGGACAATGTCGGCATTTCCACAACAATTACAAAATCCGCTCAACGCATTGCTTGTGGCCATCATTATTGCTGTAGTTGTAGCCTTATCTGTACGCACCATGCTGGCCGGTGGATTTTTATCCGCTCGAGTGAAAACTGCAACACAGCGACGTACCGTATACCTTGTAACTGGCCTTGTTTTCGGAGTGATTGCTTTCGTGGCGTTACCTCCTCTTACACAAGCCTGGTGGCCTTTCACGGATCAATATGACCGCTTGCACACGGGCATCTTCCTTGCCATTTTCGCGGCAATTGGTGTGTGGTGGCTGATGTGGAAAACAACGCTCGGTTTTGAACTGCGTATGGTCGGAGCAAACCCCAATGCGGCGCAATATGCTGGTGTCAACATCACACGCAATATTGTCGTTGCAATGGCTATCTCCGGTGCATTGGCTGGTATCGCCGGTACGGTTGAAGTGATCGGTGTTTCGATCTGCCGTTGTCTACCTTTGTTCTTCTCCAGCGGATACGGCTGGGATAGCATCGGCATTGCATTGCTTGCCAAGAACAACCCCTTCGGTATTCTTGCCGCGTCGCTTTTGTTCGGTGCCATGCGCAATGGCGCAGACTTGATGGAATTGACATCCGGCGTTTCAAAGTACATCATCTCACTCATTCAGGCGCTGGTACTGCTCTTCGTTGCCGCACCAGCCATCGTGCGCTACATCTATCGCATGAAGGATGAAAAGACCGAGGCGCAAGCATCCTTGACCACCGGCTGGGGAGGTCGCCCATGA
- a CDS encoding ABC transporter ATP-binding protein encodes MTFALEATGITKRFPGVLANSDVNFSLEQGEIHALLGENGAGKSTLMNILYGLYQPDAGEIKINGQPIKITSPHDAIAKGIGMVHQHFMLVPPLTVTENIMLGQEALTQSSRALKHLATLDRRSVAKRVQQLSEQYGLAVEPNAVVHDLTVGAQQRVEIIKALYREANTLILDEPTAVLTPQEADELFVIMRALVKQGKSIVFITHKLREVFAVADSISVMRSGKMVGSVRPKDATKELLAEMMVGRNVILMVDKAEAHPSEKILEVGNLHVLDDRKHPAVNGVTFEVRAGEILGVAGVQGNGQTELSEALTGLRPSASGQISILGKDTSHATPRQVTETQTSHIPEDRHKHGLVLAFSVSDNVAMCTYYKEPYAHGVEMDFDVIENHARELVKMFDVRTPGIQTAVGALSGGNQQKVIVARELTRPVKLLIASQPTRGLDVGSIEFIHKQIIEARDKGAAVLLISAELDEILALSDRIAVMYKGKILDTVDAKDATREQLGLLMAGITKEKEGAHV; translated from the coding sequence ATGACGTTTGCTCTGGAAGCCACCGGTATCACCAAACGTTTCCCCGGTGTACTCGCCAATAGTGATGTGAATTTTTCGCTCGAGCAGGGCGAAATTCATGCTTTATTAGGCGAGAACGGCGCAGGTAAATCCACGCTGATGAACATTCTTTATGGGCTGTATCAGCCGGATGCCGGGGAAATCAAAATTAACGGACAACCCATCAAGATCACAAGTCCACACGATGCCATTGCCAAAGGCATCGGTATGGTACATCAACATTTCATGCTTGTCCCCCCTCTCACTGTCACCGAGAACATTATGCTTGGGCAGGAAGCACTTACGCAAAGCTCACGTGCTCTGAAACATTTAGCCACTCTCGACCGGCGAAGTGTGGCAAAGCGCGTGCAACAATTAAGTGAACAATACGGCCTTGCCGTGGAACCCAATGCTGTTGTACACGATCTAACGGTCGGTGCTCAACAACGTGTGGAGATCATCAAGGCTTTATATCGTGAAGCTAATACCCTTATTCTTGATGAACCCACCGCTGTCTTGACTCCACAGGAAGCGGATGAGTTATTTGTCATCATGCGTGCTCTTGTCAAGCAAGGCAAATCCATCGTTTTCATCACACATAAACTACGAGAAGTCTTTGCTGTTGCCGATAGCATCAGCGTGATGCGTTCAGGGAAGATGGTTGGCTCCGTCCGCCCGAAAGATGCGACGAAAGAATTGCTGGCAGAGATGATGGTAGGACGCAATGTCATTCTCATGGTGGACAAAGCCGAGGCGCATCCCAGCGAGAAAATTTTGGAAGTAGGAAACCTGCATGTGTTGGATGATCGCAAACACCCGGCCGTGAACGGCGTTACCTTTGAAGTGCGGGCAGGCGAAATCCTCGGTGTTGCTGGCGTGCAAGGCAACGGACAGACCGAACTCTCTGAAGCATTGACCGGTCTCCGCCCCTCTGCCAGTGGGCAAATCTCCATTCTGGGCAAGGACACATCCCACGCAACTCCGCGTCAGGTGACAGAGACCCAAACATCTCACATCCCTGAAGATCGGCACAAACATGGATTGGTGCTGGCTTTTTCAGTAAGCGACAACGTCGCCATGTGTACCTATTACAAGGAGCCTTACGCACACGGCGTTGAAATGGATTTTGACGTGATCGAAAATCACGCACGTGAACTGGTCAAAATGTTCGATGTCCGCACACCCGGTATACAAACCGCTGTTGGCGCGCTCTCTGGTGGAAACCAACAAAAAGTGATCGTGGCTCGTGAACTCACTCGCCCGGTCAAATTGTTGATCGCAAGCCAACCCACACGTGGATTGGATGTGGGCAGTATCGAATTCATTCACAAACAGATCATCGAAGCGCGCGATAAAGGTGCGGCCGTGCTGTTGATCAGCGCAGAATTGGACGAGATCTTGGCACTTTCAGACCGCATCGCCGTGATGTACAAAGGGAAAATTCTGGATACCGTGGATGCCAAAGATGCAACACGAGAACAGTTAGGTTTACTCATGGCAGGCATCACAAAAGAGAAGGAGGGCGCACATGTCTAA
- a CDS encoding BMP family ABC transporter substrate-binding protein: MKKLYSIIALLIIASLALSACGGGGAKKLKIGLVTDTGGVNDKSFNQSAWAGVQKAAAEFGFEANYIESKQQTDYEKNIDQFATEGYNVIVTVGFLMGDATAAKAKQYPDIKFAIIDNAYFPTEGSAACGATAKDCYADGGLTNVTSLMFQEDEVGFLAGVLAAGMSQTGTICSVAGIEIPPVVRFVTGYQTGAKWYKAETQALNVYVPSFIDPAKGKETGLSMIGQGCDVVFGVGGNTGNGGLLAAKENNLMAIGVDVDQYNTYPEVASALLSSAAKNVDVAVYEYLKAVNGGTSKAGMITANLKNGGVGLAPFHDWDSKISAELKAKISEAEAGLKDGSIKTGYQP, translated from the coding sequence ATGAAAAAGCTGTACTCGATCATCGCTCTGCTGATCATCGCGTCGCTGGCGCTTTCTGCCTGCGGTGGTGGTGGAGCGAAAAAGCTGAAGATCGGTCTTGTGACCGATACCGGCGGTGTGAACGATAAGTCGTTCAACCAGTCTGCATGGGCCGGTGTTCAGAAGGCTGCTGCTGAATTTGGTTTCGAAGCCAACTATATCGAATCCAAGCAACAGACCGACTACGAGAAGAATATCGATCAGTTCGCAACTGAAGGATACAACGTAATCGTAACCGTAGGTTTCTTGATGGGTGATGCAACCGCCGCCAAGGCCAAGCAGTATCCTGATATCAAGTTTGCCATCATCGATAACGCCTACTTCCCCACTGAAGGCTCTGCGGCCTGTGGTGCAACTGCCAAGGATTGTTACGCCGATGGCGGTTTGACCAACGTCACTAGCTTGATGTTCCAGGAAGATGAAGTTGGCTTTTTGGCTGGTGTGCTCGCCGCTGGCATGAGCCAGACTGGCACCATCTGCTCAGTCGCTGGTATCGAGATCCCGCCCGTTGTGCGCTTCGTCACCGGCTATCAGACCGGCGCCAAGTGGTACAAGGCTGAGACTCAAGCTTTGAACGTTTATGTTCCTTCCTTCATTGACCCCGCTAAGGGCAAGGAAACTGGTTTGAGCATGATCGGTCAGGGTTGTGATGTGGTCTTCGGCGTGGGTGGTAACACCGGTAACGGTGGTCTTCTCGCCGCAAAGGAAAACAACTTGATGGCCATCGGTGTGGATGTTGATCAATACAACACCTATCCTGAAGTTGCCTCTGCGTTGCTCTCCAGCGCCGCCAAGAACGTAGACGTAGCCGTTTATGAATATCTCAAGGCCGTCAACGGTGGAACTTCAAAGGCCGGTATGATCACCGCCAACTTGAAGAACGGTGGCGTAGGTCTCGCCCCCTTCCACGATTGGGACAGCAAGATCTCTGCTGAACTCAAAGCCAAGATCTCTGAAGCTGAAGCTGGCTTGAAGGACGGCTCCATCAAGACTGGTTACCAACCGTAA
- a CDS encoding BMP family ABC transporter substrate-binding protein codes for MQIKSIYFLLAIVVLGVTACAQSPDCSRKDVFCAGLVTDTRGLHDLGPNQNTWAGLEKSHADGIVDQVAYIESVNPKDYEKNISYLADSGYDVIVTSGIGLRDATLHSADLYPDSVFMGINQPDEDSPTPNFIPVLFPEDQMGFFAGALATQLTRSKNIGTVCETSGIDAMWRYCEGFRAGAKHMDASVKVLVVYRDGESSSKLFIDDAWGYDNAQKLIKEANVDVLFAVGGETAVGALRAANEAKIKAIGAERDQRAALGEEGSSVATSVLGQTSSTVQILMRSLRGGNFPDARMSPIGYVPFDRLVSQSVLGELKDLLSDLENGEITTNISSEKP; via the coding sequence TTGCAAATTAAGTCAATATATTTTCTTCTGGCGATTGTGGTACTGGGCGTCACCGCCTGTGCACAATCGCCAGATTGTTCTCGAAAAGATGTGTTCTGTGCAGGTTTGGTAACAGACACACGCGGCCTGCACGACCTTGGTCCAAATCAAAACACATGGGCGGGATTGGAAAAATCTCACGCAGATGGGATTGTTGATCAAGTGGCCTACATCGAATCTGTAAACCCAAAAGATTACGAAAAGAATATCTCCTACTTGGCGGACTCAGGCTACGACGTGATCGTCACCTCAGGCATTGGTCTACGCGATGCCACGCTTCATAGTGCGGACCTGTATCCTGATTCTGTTTTTATGGGCATAAATCAACCTGACGAGGACTCACCTACACCCAACTTCATCCCGGTTCTATTTCCCGAAGACCAAATGGGATTCTTTGCCGGGGCATTGGCCACACAATTAACAAGATCAAAAAATATTGGCACCGTATGTGAAACTTCGGGCATTGATGCCATGTGGCGGTATTGCGAGGGCTTTCGTGCAGGTGCAAAACACATGGACGCTTCGGTCAAAGTCCTTGTGGTGTATCGGGATGGAGAAAGCAGTAGCAAGTTGTTCATTGACGATGCATGGGGTTACGACAATGCACAGAAACTCATCAAAGAAGCAAATGTGGATGTACTCTTTGCAGTAGGCGGAGAGACTGCGGTTGGCGCGTTACGAGCGGCCAATGAGGCCAAGATCAAAGCCATTGGGGCGGAGAGGGATCAACGGGCGGCATTGGGAGAAGAAGGTTCGAGCGTTGCCACCTCTGTTTTGGGGCAGACCAGTTCCACAGTCCAAATATTGATGCGAAGTTTGAGAGGCGGGAATTTTCCAGATGCAAGAATGAGTCCGATTGGGTATGTCCCATTCGATAGGCTTGTCTCTCAAAGTGTATTGGGAGAACTGAAAGATTTGTTGAGTGATTTGGAAAATGGGGAAATCACGACCAATATATCTTCAGAAAAACCTTGA
- a CDS encoding SLC45 family MFS transporter, with protein MTSRLNYGKTFLLGFGFFGVSVIWGVYNAFVPVFLSDKFHIAPGVIGFFMTLDNIAALFIQPPVGAWSDRVRTPLGRRIPFILIGAPISALAFGLIPLAAVLPLFVACTSTLLLSAAIWRTPVVALMPDITPSAFRSQANGIINFMGGVGTIVALQTGGLLYKMSPSFPFWLGSALVIVAALIVYLFIEEPKEYEQAEEQPGMLASIKEVFSEEEKSGLRILFAIFFWFIGFSAVETFFTLYAKHHLGLEVGDGATLLSVLPLFFVIFAIPSGFIAGKIGRRTTISIGLITLIIMMILLYITPASALLTGIAPLPLVGIPLVEGGTRMLTLAGVLLIIGGIGWAFININSLPMIVDLTSAARIGTYTGLYYLFSTLSAIIGPNVNGWAIQLTDNNYNIIMILAPVFFVIAFVIMLGVKRGEAQPL; from the coding sequence ATGACATCGCGACTCAATTACGGCAAGACCTTCCTGCTCGGCTTCGGTTTTTTTGGCGTAAGTGTGATCTGGGGCGTATACAATGCCTTTGTCCCTGTCTTTCTCTCAGATAAATTCCACATCGCCCCCGGTGTGATCGGCTTCTTTATGACGCTCGATAATATCGCGGCCTTGTTCATCCAACCACCTGTCGGCGCGTGGTCAGATCGAGTGCGCACGCCATTAGGCCGCCGTATTCCTTTTATCCTAATCGGAGCGCCCATCTCGGCCCTAGCGTTTGGGTTGATCCCATTGGCAGCTGTGCTTCCCTTATTTGTGGCATGTACCAGCACATTACTACTTAGCGCGGCCATCTGGCGCACTCCAGTCGTTGCCCTCATGCCCGACATCACTCCATCTGCATTTCGTTCACAGGCAAATGGCATCATCAACTTCATGGGCGGGGTTGGCACGATCGTAGCATTACAGACCGGCGGCCTTCTTTACAAGATGAGTCCAAGCTTTCCCTTTTGGCTTGGCTCGGCGCTTGTGATCGTTGCGGCATTGATCGTGTATCTTTTCATTGAAGAGCCAAAAGAATATGAACAGGCTGAAGAACAACCCGGTATGCTTGCCAGCATCAAAGAAGTCTTCAGTGAAGAAGAAAAAAGCGGCTTGCGCATCTTGTTTGCGATCTTCTTCTGGTTCATCGGTTTCTCGGCAGTGGAGACCTTCTTCACACTCTACGCCAAACATCACCTCGGGCTGGAGGTCGGCGATGGCGCGACTTTGCTTTCCGTGTTGCCTCTATTCTTCGTGATCTTCGCCATCCCATCTGGTTTCATCGCGGGCAAGATCGGGCGACGCACAACCATCTCCATTGGTTTGATCACGCTCATCATCATGATGATCCTGTTATACATCACACCCGCCAGTGCGTTGCTCACTGGCATCGCTCCCCTACCCCTCGTCGGCATTCCACTTGTAGAAGGTGGCACACGTATGCTGACACTCGCCGGTGTGCTTCTTATCATCGGCGGCATCGGCTGGGCATTCATCAACATTAACTCCCTGCCCATGATCGTGGACCTGACCAGCGCGGCACGCATCGGAACCTACACGGGTTTGTATTATCTGTTCTCCACGCTTTCTGCGATCATCGGCCCAAACGTGAACGGTTGGGCGATCCAGTTGACGGACAATAACTACAACATCATCATGATCCTTGCACCGGTATTTTTTGTCATCGCGTTCGTCATTATGTTGGGCGTCAAACGCGGCGAAGCACAACCTTTGTAA
- a CDS encoding tetratricopeptide repeat protein, producing MNRRKRRPNYFGWLIFVLVVVFGYLFNQVYLPSQPNPFENTPTPTRSPESFVTEAEALYKEGKLTQAIEAYQQAINSAPQDSTLYVALARVQVFAGQYEDAQKNAENAILLNNDNALAHGVLAWALDFQEGKNGDAQISIEKALALDPNNALLHAYNTEILIDSGFDGYEKAIDESKVALALDSNIIETRRARALVYEATGNYAEAILEYQAAININPNIPILYIGLGLNYRRTLVYEDAITAFIKANSLNPADPLPDLYISRTFATTGQYEKAVQYGQEAVNNRPDSASLRGNLGVMYFRQYMWPEAVKELGFTIYGGVTEDGVKITGIPLVNEPLVAEYYYTYGLALARTNQCGEAIQMAQTVQTRVPSNEDAAFAASEIIRICQEQLSNPPTSTPAFVDPLAVTSTSTPVETPTVATP from the coding sequence ATGAATCGCCGTAAACGGCGTCCAAATTATTTTGGATGGCTGATTTTTGTGTTGGTTGTGGTCTTTGGATATTTATTCAACCAAGTGTATCTGCCTTCGCAACCGAATCCATTCGAAAATACGCCTACCCCTACACGTTCGCCCGAATCGTTTGTGACGGAGGCTGAAGCGCTTTATAAAGAAGGGAAATTAACCCAAGCGATCGAAGCATATCAACAGGCGATCAATTCGGCGCCACAGGATTCGACCTTGTATGTCGCGTTGGCTCGTGTGCAGGTATTTGCAGGACAGTATGAGGATGCGCAGAAAAATGCGGAAAATGCGATCTTGCTAAACAACGATAATGCATTGGCGCACGGCGTCCTTGCCTGGGCTTTGGATTTTCAGGAAGGTAAGAATGGTGATGCGCAAATATCCATTGAAAAGGCATTGGCGCTTGACCCAAACAATGCATTGCTCCATGCCTATAACACTGAGATCCTGATCGATTCAGGATTTGATGGATATGAAAAGGCTATTGATGAATCAAAAGTAGCGTTGGCGCTTGACAGTAATATTATCGAAACTCGCCGTGCACGCGCTTTAGTTTATGAAGCCACAGGGAATTATGCGGAAGCTATTCTCGAGTATCAAGCGGCTATCAATATCAACCCGAATATTCCGATTTTGTACATTGGCTTGGGTCTTAATTATCGTAGAACTCTGGTATATGAAGATGCGATTACGGCTTTCATCAAGGCCAACTCTTTGAACCCTGCTGATCCGCTTCCAGACCTTTATATTTCACGTACATTTGCTACTACGGGCCAATATGAAAAAGCTGTGCAATATGGTCAAGAGGCTGTCAACAACCGTCCTGATTCTGCCAGTTTACGTGGCAACCTTGGAGTGATGTATTTTCGTCAATATATGTGGCCCGAAGCTGTCAAAGAGTTAGGCTTTACGATCTACGGCGGTGTTACAGAAGATGGTGTGAAAATTACCGGTATCCCCTTGGTCAATGAGCCGTTGGTGGCTGAATATTATTACACGTATGGGTTGGCTTTGGCGCGCACAAACCAATGTGGTGAGGCGATCCAAATGGCTCAAACGGTTCAGACACGTGTGCCGTCGAATGAGGACGCCGCATTTGCCGCAAGTGAGATCATTCGTATTTGCCAGGAGCAACTGTCCAACCCGCCGACGAGTACGCCTGCTTTTGTTGATCCTTTGGCTGTTACCTCCACATCCACGCCAGTGGAAACCCCAACGGTTGCTACACCATGA
- a CDS encoding tetratricopeptide repeat protein — protein MNVYPRRPLFNRRPQSNIYRMFLWVILILVMVWVLQEVNKGDIRPLFQATLTPTRAADSFALQGDANFTAGNLDDAILAYQEAVRVDPSNAATWTKLARIQTYSSAFLINDADKKERLLQALESARKAVELAPDDSTAHAILAFTLDWNADTNIYSNDPQQVQKFLSEAELEAVKALNLDSSNTLALAFYAEILLDQQKWDQAQQNITLALQREDADQIMDVHRVNAYLLETLGQYNLAISEYDKAIAIEPKFTFLYRRAGANYRRLAFEIPNIEEARPVYEKSLEYFDKAANINKTLEVYDPGPYLSIASTYSQMGEFFAAARNVQKALEFDPTKADIYGQLGIVFFRSRNYEGSTYALKCATYGCSGEDSCLGRGLEACSEAPGEGPQEIQGLELSPNSIVYYYTYGSVLAALSRPAKNNCDEAMAVFGDIRDELASKPEQYADSSTTVLSIVRDGEFICNSLAKGKTPTASVTDEAGNPIVDITPTPLLIETMTPSP, from the coding sequence ATGAACGTTTATCCTCGCCGTCCACTTTTTAATCGCAGGCCACAATCGAACATCTATCGCATGTTTTTGTGGGTGATCCTGATCCTTGTCATGGTTTGGGTTTTGCAGGAAGTTAACAAGGGTGATATCCGACCCTTGTTTCAGGCTACGCTGACTCCCACACGTGCGGCGGATTCCTTCGCTTTACAAGGAGATGCCAATTTCACCGCTGGCAATTTGGATGACGCGATTCTTGCCTACCAGGAAGCTGTACGCGTGGACCCAAGCAATGCCGCCACTTGGACCAAGCTTGCTCGTATTCAAACGTATTCATCTGCATTTCTGATCAATGACGCGGATAAAAAAGAGCGATTGCTCCAGGCACTTGAGTCCGCTCGTAAAGCAGTAGAGCTGGCCCCGGACGATAGCACTGCGCATGCCATCCTCGCATTCACATTGGATTGGAATGCCGATACCAATATTTATAGTAATGATCCACAACAGGTACAGAAGTTCCTCTCTGAAGCCGAGTTGGAGGCGGTGAAAGCGTTGAATTTGGATAGTTCCAATACGCTGGCACTGGCTTTCTATGCTGAAATTTTGTTAGATCAACAAAAATGGGATCAAGCCCAGCAAAATATCACATTGGCTTTGCAACGTGAAGATGCCGACCAGATCATGGATGTGCATCGTGTCAATGCTTATCTGCTTGAAACGTTGGGGCAATATAACCTAGCCATCTCAGAATACGATAAGGCAATCGCTATTGAACCGAAGTTTACATTTCTTTATAGACGTGCTGGGGCAAACTATCGTCGTCTGGCATTTGAAATCCCTAATATCGAGGAAGCGCGCCCGGTATACGAAAAATCCCTTGAGTATTTTGATAAAGCCGCAAATATCAATAAGACACTTGAAGTTTATGATCCTGGCCCATATCTGTCCATTGCAAGCACCTATTCGCAAATGGGTGAGTTCTTTGCTGCGGCTAGAAATGTTCAAAAGGCGCTGGAATTTGACCCTACGAAAGCCGATATTTACGGTCAGTTGGGAATCGTATTCTTTCGTTCTCGTAACTATGAGGGCTCGACTTATGCGTTGAAGTGTGCCACTTATGGATGTTCAGGTGAGGATTCTTGTTTGGGGCGCGGCCTTGAGGCCTGTTCCGAAGCGCCTGGAGAGGGACCACAAGAGATACAAGGGCTCGAACTTTCGCCGAATTCTATTGTCTACTACTACACTTATGGTTCGGTGTTGGCCGCGTTGAGTCGCCCGGCCAAAAATAATTGTGACGAAGCCATGGCGGTGTTTGGGGATATTCGCGATGAACTTGCGTCCAAGCCTGAGCAATATGCAGATAGTTCTACAACGGTTTTGAGCATCGTTCGGGATGGTGAGTTCATCTGTAATTCTCTGGCTAAAGGTAAAACACCAACTGCCTCGGTTACGGATGAAGCGGGAAATCCGATAGTAGATATCACGCCAACGCCTCTGTTGATCGAAACGATGACGCCATCTCCATAG
- the groES gene encoding co-chaperone GroES, giving the protein MASKLKLKPLGGRVIVEPIEQEEMTAGGIILPETAKEKPQEGKILASGPGERDEDGKRIEMEVKVGDKVLYAKYSGTEVKVDGKKLLILRESDILAVVEG; this is encoded by the coding sequence ATGGCAAGTAAGTTGAAACTCAAGCCCCTTGGCGGACGTGTGATCGTGGAACCGATCGAGCAGGAAGAAATGACTGCTGGCGGCATCATCCTTCCCGAAACCGCTAAAGAAAAACCCCAGGAAGGCAAGATCCTGGCATCTGGTCCGGGCGAACGTGATGAAGACGGAAAACGCATCGAGATGGAAGTGAAAGTTGGCGATAAGGTGCTGTATGCAAAATATTCCGGCACCGAAGTAAAAGTGGACGGCAAGAAATTGCTCATCCTGCGCGAAAGCGACATTCTAGCCGTGGTCGAAGGCTAA